The region CCACCGTTTATTCCCAGGCGGGCAAAAATCATATTCGCCACCTGTTCCTTGGAAGCCCCGCCATCACCCGTTATCGCCTGTTTAACTACACGCGGGCTGTATTCGCTATAGCTGAGTCCTCGTTTGCGGCAGGCTACGAGAATGGCCCCGCGAATATGCCCAAGCACCAGGGCACTCCGCGCATTTTTTGCAAAAAAGACACCTTCCATGCCAAGCGACACCGGATGGTATTTATCGAGCAGGCGTTCCAATTCCGATACAATATGCAGCAAGCGGTCTTCAAGTGCGTTTGCCGCCGGTGCATGAAGCACCCCATATTCAAGAACGCGAACTTTTTTTTCGTCCGTCTCTAAAAATGCATAGCCGGTTGTTATGGAACCGGGGTCAATCCCGAGAATAATCATAGTCTAAAAAGTAAAAAAAAACTAGATTATCTACTAGAAAATACGAGGGTCCTTATGCTTATCGATCAAGAACATGCAGGAATCATTATGCGAGCGAAAACTCATCCGCGCCAGCTGGGGATTCCCCTAAGCCGCTGGGGCAGGAACCTGATTGCATGTTGCCCATTCCATTCTCCCGAAGAAACATCGCTGTTCTTTTACGATGCACTTGGCTACTGGCGTTACCGCTGCCTACAGTGCGGAAGCGAAGGCGACCTGGTCGAATTCGTGATGCGCAGCCGATTCAACGGAATGGACGAACCTTCGGCAAGGGCCGAGGCGGTCGACTTTTTAGGTTCACTGGAGCAGGACCACGATACTCAACCCCAGGAAGAACATCCGTGGATAAAGGAAATCGGCGGGGAAAAATCCAAGGTACTCGAAAACTTCGTGCGCTACTGCCACTGGGCCGCCTGCAAGAGCCCCTCTTCGGCTGAATTCTTGGCGGCACGCGGCTGGAACATTGGACAGGCCCAGCTTTACGGACTCGGCTACTACAGCGGCGACCCGGAACCCTTTATCAGCTACTGCATGATGTCGGGTATCGAACGCCACCAGATCAGTTTCTACCTGGATAACCTCGAAGCCTACCACGAACCGCGCATCACCATTCCCGCTCGCAATTCCAAGGGGCTAATCCACTCCGTTTACGGACGCGTCCTGGACGATTCCGACAGTCCGCACACCTATGTTTCGTACGCATCGGGACCAAGCGACATTCCCTTCAACATTCAGCCAGACATCGAAAAGCCTGTCATTGTCGAAGGATTCTTCGATGCTCTTACCGCCGACCTCGCCGGTATTCCCGGAGTCGTTTCGACGCTGTACCAGGAAATTAGCCTGAGCCACCTCTACAAGCTGAAAGCTTGCGGGGCCGAATCGGTAACCGTCATCTTGCGTCGCGAACAGGACAGACGGGAGCAGGAATTCCGCATCCAGAAATACCTGAAAATGGCAGAACAACTCGATCTGAAGTTCAAGTCGATTGTTCTTCCGAAGGGCGAAACAGTAGACGAAGTAGTGCGCAAGAACGGCGCCGACCAGCTTATTTCGCTGGTGGCTCAGACCGAAGAAGATACGGTTCACACCCACCGCCGCTCCATGCTTTTGCAAGACATCAAGGAAAACTTCGACACCGCCATGGGATGCCCCCCAGACGTAAGCGTGGGCTATGCGCTGAACACGTTTCCGAAACTCACGCAGGAAATCGACGGTATCCAATCTGGTTGTTTCTACGTTTCGTCCAAACCGTTCGGTCTCAAGACAACGCTCCTTTCTAGCTTCGCCCTGGACCTGCTCCAAAGCAATCCGAAACTAAAGCTGATCTACATCGCCCTTGAAACTCCGCGCCGCCAAATTTTTGACAGGCTCGTCGCGATGCTGATTGGCGAATCGGTACTGACCGTACGC is a window of uncultured Fibrobacter sp. DNA encoding:
- the ruvC gene encoding crossover junction endodeoxyribonuclease RuvC, encoding MIILGIDPGSITTGYAFLETDEKKVRVLEYGVLHAPAANALEDRLLHIVSELERLLDKYHPVSLGMEGVFFAKNARSALVLGHIRGAILVACRKRGLSYSEYSPRVVKQAITGDGGASKEQVANMIFARLGINGGDLPLDASDALAIAWTHANPSPLNDAVSQVIGKKKTVSRKKKATTKLWLDLIEKMGGHV
- a CDS encoding CHC2 zinc finger domain-containing protein; this translates as MLIDQEHAGIIMRAKTHPRQLGIPLSRWGRNLIACCPFHSPEETSLFFYDALGYWRYRCLQCGSEGDLVEFVMRSRFNGMDEPSARAEAVDFLGSLEQDHDTQPQEEHPWIKEIGGEKSKVLENFVRYCHWAACKSPSSAEFLAARGWNIGQAQLYGLGYYSGDPEPFISYCMMSGIERHQISFYLDNLEAYHEPRITIPARNSKGLIHSVYGRVLDDSDSPHTYVSYASGPSDIPFNIQPDIEKPVIVEGFFDALTADLAGIPGVVSTLYQEISLSHLYKLKACGAESVTVILRREQDRREQEFRIQKYLKMAEQLDLKFKSIVLPKGETVDEVVRKNGADQLISLVAQTEEDTVHTHRRSMLLQDIKENFDTAMGCPPDVSVGYALNTFPKLTQEIDGIQSGCFYVSSKPFGLKTTLLSSFALDLLQSNPKLKLIYIALETPRRQIFDRLVAMLIGESVLTVRKQSEDEAVNQKILEATRDLMAYVRGNRLEIWEDQPAFDNHELLNTLKEEVREHPNLVVIIDGIDHLKVSDHIDLSDIHERRSSVILDLYKALDIPIFVGGELIDSEQGLVGPRAYLRDADAIYWLESKGGNLFLTVDSKRLGSNQLYEGNLLIDQLSNKMQEEPWNSID